ATCGAAGCCGAAGAGGTGCAAGAGCGTGGCGTGGTAGTCGTTCGGGCTGACGGGATCGACGACGGCCTTGTGGCCGAACTCGTCGGTTTCGCCGTACGTGACGCCCCCTTGGATGCCGCCGCCGGCCAGCCAGGTGCTGAAGCCCTGGCCGTTGTGATCGCGACCGACGTTGTCGTCGGAGCCGTTGTTCTCGACGACCGGCAGGCGGCCGATTTCGCCCCCCCAGTGGACCAGCGTCGTATCGAGCAGACCGCGGTCCTTGAGATCCTGCACGAGCGCGGCCGAAGGCTTGTCGGTTTTTGCGCAGCAATCGGCCAGCGCCTGGCGGATGTTCGAGTGATTGTCCCAGATCTGCCCGGCGACAAAGAGTTGCACGAAGCGCACGCCGCGCTCGACGAGGCGCCGTGCGATCAGGCAGCGCGTGCCGTACTCGGCCGTGACGGGGTCGTCGAGGCCGTAGAGCTTGGCGGTTGTAGAACTCTCTTGCGAGATGTCGAGCGCCTCTTTGGCGGCCGTTTGCATTCGGGCGGCGAGCTCGTAGCTGGCGATGCGGGCTTCGAGGTCGCCTTCGCCAGGATGCGCCTCGAGGTGGCGGCGATTCAAGGAAGCCAGCAGATCGAGATTCTGCCGTTGCAACTCGCCGCGCAGGTGTGCCGGCGCGTCGAGGTTCAGGATGCGCGGCTCGGCCGAACGCACCACGGTGCCCTGGTATAGGGGCGGCATCCAGCCGTTCGACCAGTTGCGCACGCCGTCGACCGGGTGCCCACCGGGATCGGTCAGCACGACATAGGACGGCAGATCCTGGCTTTCGGCCCCCAGGGCATAGGTCATCCACGAGCCGAG
This genomic stretch from Pirellulales bacterium harbors:
- a CDS encoding DUF1501 domain-containing protein; its protein translation is MSRNENHDAPIVRSAPWTRRAFLARNAMGVGSVALACLLRDEGALGAAPHVPRANHHFDMLPKQPPQPPQARAMISLFMHGGPSHVDLFDPKPELTRRSGTDYEGEVTYSFVNRASKKLLGSPWKFAKHGQCGMELSELLPHTAKIVDEIALVRSMHTDINGHEPSIWFMNTGRAQPGRPALGSWMTYALGAESQDLPSYVVLTDPGGHPVDGVRNWSNGWMPPLYQGTVVRSAEPRILNLDAPAHLRGELQRQNLDLLASLNRRHLEAHPGEGDLEARIASYELAARMQTAAKEALDISQESSTTAKLYGLDDPVTAEYGTRCLIARRLVERGVRFVQLFVAGQIWDNHSNIRQALADCCAKTDKPSAALVQDLKDRGLLDTTLVHWGGEIGRLPVVENNGSDDNVGRDHNGQGFSTWLAGGGIQGGVTYGETDEFGHKAVVDPVSPNDYHATLLHLFGFDHTQLAFHYNGQDQKLTDGRPARIVREILKRG